Proteins from a single region of Sphingomonas morindae:
- a CDS encoding flagellar basal body-associated FliL family protein has translation MSNEARIASGGRSYDDDEISAAAAVPASAPAPLAPARRTRVLPMLFGGALALAAMAGAGVYLLRPAAPPTEVAPASGAAADLYVDAPPIIVSVHGADGRAHFIKLRFVVVARSKGKAELLKERMPMLLDALQSFLRELRAEDLDGSAAVYRVKEEMMLRIRAAIGDDSVSDVLIQDLVEQ, from the coding sequence GTGTCGAACGAAGCACGGATCGCGTCGGGCGGGCGGTCCTATGACGATGACGAGATCAGCGCGGCGGCGGCGGTGCCGGCATCGGCGCCGGCGCCGCTCGCGCCCGCGCGCCGCACGCGCGTGCTGCCGATGCTCTTCGGCGGGGCGCTGGCGCTGGCGGCCATGGCGGGGGCCGGCGTCTATCTGCTGCGGCCGGCCGCCCCGCCGACCGAGGTCGCCCCCGCGAGCGGCGCCGCGGCCGATCTCTATGTCGATGCGCCGCCCATCATCGTCAGCGTCCACGGCGCCGATGGCCGCGCGCACTTCATCAAGCTGCGCTTCGTCGTGGTGGCGCGGAGCAAGGGCAAGGCCGAGCTGCTGAAGGAAAGGATGCCGATGCTGCTCGACGCGCTGCAATCCTTCCTGCGCGAACTCCGCGCCGAGGATCTGGACGGATCGGCGGCGGTGTACCGCGTCAAGGAGGAGATGATGCTGCGCATCCGCGCCGCGATCGGCGACGACAGCGTGAGCGACGTCCTCATCCAGGATCTGGTGGAGCAATGA
- the fliM gene encoding flagellar motor switch protein FliM yields the protein MSVEEAERPREPAIDRFDQAGIDAIFGFDTPPPRAAKKGLRALLDADIANRERLPMLEVVCERMVRTFATSMRNLTSDALDVHLERVSTTRFGDFMNRLPLPAMIGVFHAAPWDNFGAITVDSGLIYAVVDSLLGGRRGGAVMRIEGRAFTSIETVLVGKMIQQTLADFAASFSAIEPVQMTLERVETTPRFAAIAGPSNLTAVATFRVEMEERGGSFSIVLPYATIEPVRDKLVQRFAGEKLGHDAVWGAHIARELLATEVTLEAVLGERTMRVQDYMALRVGQTIGLNREPDDPITIASGGVPLGQAQIGKRAASVAVQMLNDIADGFSA from the coding sequence ATGAGCGTGGAGGAGGCCGAGCGTCCGCGCGAGCCCGCGATCGATCGCTTCGACCAGGCCGGGATCGACGCGATCTTCGGTTTCGATACGCCGCCGCCGCGCGCCGCCAAAAAGGGCCTGCGCGCGCTGCTCGATGCCGATATCGCCAATCGCGAGCGGCTGCCCATGCTCGAAGTGGTGTGCGAGCGCATGGTGCGCACCTTCGCCACCAGCATGCGCAACCTCACCTCCGATGCGCTCGACGTGCATCTCGAGCGGGTCAGCACCACGCGCTTCGGCGATTTCATGAACCGGCTGCCGCTGCCTGCGATGATCGGCGTCTTCCACGCCGCGCCCTGGGACAATTTCGGCGCGATCACGGTCGATTCCGGCCTGATCTACGCGGTTGTGGACTCGCTGCTGGGCGGCCGGCGCGGCGGCGCCGTGATGCGCATCGAGGGGCGCGCCTTCACCTCGATCGAAACGGTGCTGGTCGGCAAGATGATCCAGCAGACCCTGGCCGATTTCGCCGCCTCCTTCAGCGCGATCGAGCCGGTGCAGATGACGCTGGAACGGGTCGAGACGACCCCCCGCTTCGCCGCGATCGCCGGGCCGAGCAACCTCACCGCCGTCGCCACCTTCCGGGTCGAGATGGAGGAGCGGGGCGGCAGTTTCTCGATTGTGCTGCCCTATGCCACGATCGAGCCGGTGCGCGACAAGCTGGTGCAGCGCTTCGCCGGCGAGAAACTCGGCCATGACGCGGTGTGGGGCGCCCATATCGCGCGCGAACTGCTCGCCACCGAAGTTACGCTCGAGGCGGTGCTGGGCGAGCGCACCATGCGCGTGCAGGACTATATGGCGCTGCGCGTCGGACAGACGATCGGGCTCAACCGCGAGCCCGACGATCCGATCACGATCGCCAGCGGCGGCGTGCCGCTGGGCCAGGCGCAGATCGGCAAGCGCGCGGCCTCGGTGGCGGTGCAGATGCTCAACGACATCGCCGATGGATTCTCCGCATGA
- a CDS encoding MotE family protein, giving the protein MSRASRPARRRPPRLPPLLLLTGAAAGFAAITHAVEAGTQPPPPRVTPAASALGAAVFEGLSDRDRALARQMRALDLRERSARAAEQRLQQALDPGQGGSAPAGGFASPGPAQPARPAGSAPASTDVLDDLARIYQTMKPARAAPIFSALEPEVQAQLARHMRDRAVAALMAEMDPLAAARLSTMLAGRRVPDRLLPPAPRLGDRTPPVRVASLAPPAAARDARPGASALRPAPEPLAASPAAPPAAGPRGR; this is encoded by the coding sequence ATGAGCCGCGCCTCCCGTCCGGCGCGGCGCCGCCCGCCGCGCCTGCCGCCGCTGCTGCTATTGACGGGCGCGGCAGCGGGTTTCGCCGCCATCACCCATGCGGTGGAGGCGGGAACGCAGCCGCCGCCGCCCCGCGTGACGCCGGCGGCCAGCGCGCTGGGCGCCGCCGTGTTCGAAGGCCTGTCCGATCGCGATCGCGCGCTCGCTCGTCAGATGCGCGCGCTCGATCTGCGCGAGCGCAGCGCGCGCGCCGCCGAGCAGCGCTTGCAGCAGGCGCTCGATCCCGGGCAGGGCGGATCGGCGCCCGCCGGCGGCTTCGCGTCGCCGGGGCCCGCACAGCCGGCGCGTCCGGCCGGCTCCGCACCCGCCTCGACCGATGTGCTGGATGATCTGGCGCGCATCTACCAGACGATGAAGCCGGCACGCGCCGCGCCGATCTTCTCGGCGCTGGAGCCCGAGGTGCAGGCGCAGCTCGCCCGGCACATGCGCGATCGCGCCGTGGCCGCGCTGATGGCGGAAATGGATCCGCTCGCCGCCGCCCGGCTCAGCACCATGCTCGCCGGCCGCCGGGTGCCCGATCGGCTGCTGCCCCCGGCGCCACGCCTCGGCGACCGGACGCCGCCCGTGCGCGTCGCAAGCCTCGCGCCGCCGGCCGCGGCGCGCGACGCGCGCCCCGGCGCGTCCGCGCTGCGCCCCGCGCCGGAACCGCTCGCCGCATCCCCCGCCGCCCCGCCGGCGGCCGGGCCGCGCGGACGATAG
- a CDS encoding efflux transporter outer membrane subunit → MMRSAAAGMLAAIGALLGGCSMAPPYRPPVVATAPVFREAGPWIPAAPALPADGRWWTVFGDPTLDRLESQVAAANPTLAGALGRYQQAQADLREIRSDLLPRLGVSADITQNRQSDNRPLRGSNQPDLYAADTLGGSLAWDLDLWGGLRNRAAAGRAEVQASADDLAAIRLALEAQLATRYVELRGLDAQIALLTDTIEAYRQADALTRRRFAGGIASGIDTARAGALLADARGQRADLAAARALVDHAIASLIGQPASLFSIAPAEGQPAIPAFPTGLPSTLLQRRPDIAAAERRMAAANADIGVAKAAFFPAIGLGGSGGFQNTALAGLISAPTLFWSIGPNIALSIFDGGRRRAQLAVARARWTQATADYRARVLQAFQDVEDDLAQLHHFGEEAQAEADAVRLAGAAEQLALNRYQKGVVTYLDVSTAQAVALQARRKALDLQTRRLDASIRLVRAIGGGWTADAGAPDAAGPAPAPASAPAAAAGDARR, encoded by the coding sequence ATGATGCGTAGCGCCGCGGCCGGAATGCTGGCGGCGATCGGCGCGCTGCTCGGCGGCTGTTCGATGGCGCCGCCCTATCGCCCGCCGGTGGTCGCGACGGCGCCCGTCTTCCGCGAGGCGGGGCCGTGGATCCCCGCCGCCCCGGCGCTCCCGGCCGATGGCCGCTGGTGGACGGTGTTCGGCGATCCGACGCTCGACCGGCTGGAAAGCCAGGTGGCGGCCGCCAATCCCACGCTCGCCGGCGCGCTCGGCCGCTATCAGCAGGCCCAGGCCGATCTGCGCGAGATCCGCTCCGATCTTCTGCCCCGGCTCGGCGTCAGCGCCGATATCACGCAGAACCGCCAGTCCGACAATCGCCCGCTGCGCGGCAGCAACCAGCCCGATCTCTACGCGGCCGATACGCTCGGCGGGTCGCTCGCCTGGGATCTCGATCTCTGGGGCGGGCTGCGCAACCGCGCCGCCGCCGGCCGCGCCGAGGTCCAGGCGAGCGCGGACGATCTCGCCGCGATCCGGCTCGCGCTCGAGGCGCAGCTGGCGACCCGCTATGTCGAGCTGCGCGGCCTGGATGCGCAGATCGCGCTGCTGACGGACACAATCGAGGCCTATCGCCAGGCCGATGCGCTGACCCGGCGGCGCTTCGCGGGCGGCATCGCCTCCGGCATCGATACCGCGCGCGCGGGCGCCTTGCTGGCGGATGCGCGCGGCCAGCGCGCCGATCTCGCCGCCGCCCGCGCGCTGGTGGACCATGCAATCGCCAGCCTGATCGGCCAGCCCGCCAGCCTTTTCTCGATCGCGCCGGCGGAAGGCCAGCCCGCCATCCCCGCCTTTCCCACAGGCCTGCCCTCCACGCTGTTGCAGCGGCGTCCCGACATCGCCGCCGCCGAGCGCCGCATGGCCGCCGCCAATGCGGATATCGGCGTCGCCAAGGCCGCCTTCTTTCCCGCGATCGGCCTCGGCGGCTCGGGCGGCTTCCAGAATACGGCGCTGGCGGGGCTGATCTCGGCGCCCACTCTGTTCTGGTCGATCGGGCCGAACATCGCCTTGTCGATCTTCGATGGCGGCCGGCGCCGCGCGCAGCTTGCCGTCGCCCGCGCGCGCTGGACGCAGGCGACCGCCGACTATCGCGCGCGCGTGCTCCAGGCCTTTCAGGATGTGGAGGACGATCTCGCCCAGCTCCACCATTTCGGCGAGGAGGCGCAGGCCGAGGCCGATGCGGTCCGCCTCGCAGGCGCGGCGGAGCAGTTGGCGCTCAACCGCTATCAGAAGGGCGTCGTCACCTATCTCGACGTGTCGACCGCGCAGGCGGTGGCGTTGCAGGCGCGGCGCAAGGCGCTCGACCTGCAGACCCGCCGGCTCGACGCCAGTATCCGGCTGGTCCGCGCGATCGGCGGCGGCTGGACGGCCGACGCCGGCGCGCCCGACGCGGCGGGCCCGGCTCCGGCACCGGCATCAGCACCGGCAGCGGCAGCGGGCGACGCCCGCCGCTAG
- a CDS encoding efflux RND transporter periplasmic adaptor subunit has product MQSDSLPPGASPRAPKGLKMAGGVAVLVALATVAAGALIRSRETGEAQSWSAARAIPVVQLVPVRAAASGGTLDLPGTLAAWNAARLYPRVAGYVRAWNRDLGATVAAGTPLAEIDTPELDQQIGQARADLNSAEAAARLARSTAARWNDLLTTHSVSQQEADEKNGELAVRAAAVSGARANLGRLLALKGFATVRAPFAGVVTARNAEIGDLVGPSSGSQQPLFAIADLHRIRIYVSVPQSYSAGIKTGLEASLTVPDYPGRRFAARVIGTSGAINQASGAFQVQLITDNPGAMLKPGGYAQVSFPRTGTGGAVQIPASALLFRAQGSAVAMLGPDDHVRLRRITIGRDLGQTVEVRAGLAAGDRVIDNPPDSIAEGQLVRVEQGHDA; this is encoded by the coding sequence ATGCAGAGTGACAGCCTGCCGCCCGGCGCCTCCCCCCGCGCGCCCAAGGGGCTCAAGATGGCGGGCGGCGTGGCCGTGCTCGTCGCGCTCGCCACCGTCGCCGCCGGCGCCCTGATTCGCAGCCGCGAGACCGGCGAGGCCCAGAGCTGGAGCGCGGCCCGCGCCATCCCGGTGGTGCAGCTGGTGCCGGTGCGCGCGGCGGCGTCTGGCGGCACGCTCGATCTGCCCGGCACGCTGGCGGCGTGGAACGCGGCCCGGCTCTATCCCCGGGTCGCCGGCTATGTGCGCGCCTGGAACCGCGATCTCGGTGCCACGGTGGCGGCGGGCACGCCGCTGGCCGAGATCGACACGCCCGAACTCGACCAGCAGATCGGCCAGGCGCGCGCCGATCTCAACAGCGCCGAGGCGGCCGCCCGGCTCGCCCGCAGCACCGCCGCGCGCTGGAACGACCTGCTCACCACCCATTCGGTCTCGCAGCAGGAGGCCGACGAGAAGAATGGCGAGCTGGCGGTGCGCGCCGCCGCGGTGAGCGGCGCGCGGGCCAATCTCGGCCGGTTGCTGGCGCTCAAAGGCTTCGCCACGGTACGCGCGCCCTTCGCCGGCGTGGTGACCGCGCGCAACGCCGAGATCGGCGATCTCGTGGGGCCGAGCAGCGGCAGCCAGCAGCCGCTCTTCGCGATCGCCGATCTCCACCGCATCCGCATCTATGTCAGCGTGCCGCAATCCTATTCGGCCGGGATCAAGACCGGGCTGGAGGCCAGCCTGACGGTGCCGGACTATCCCGGCCGCCGCTTCGCGGCGCGGGTGATCGGCACATCGGGCGCGATCAACCAGGCGAGCGGCGCCTTCCAGGTCCAGCTGATCACCGACAATCCCGGCGCGATGCTCAAACCCGGCGGCTATGCGCAAGTCTCCTTCCCGCGCACCGGCACGGGCGGCGCGGTGCAGATCCCGGCGAGCGCGCTCCTCTTCCGCGCGCAGGGCAGCGCGGTGGCGATGCTGGGGCCGGACGATCATGTGCGGCTGCGGCGCATCACCATCGGGCGCGATCTCGGCCAGACGGTGGAAGTGCGCGCCGGCCTCGCCGCCGGCGACCGCGTGATCGACAATCCGCCGGATTCGATCGCTGAGGGCCAGTTGGTGCGCGTCGAGCAGGGCCATGATGCGTAG
- a CDS encoding efflux RND transporter permease subunit, whose amino-acid sequence MLQLVRIALSKPLSFVVLAILIVLGGGIAARTTPTDIFPDIKIPVIAAVWTYRGLPPEEMSGRVVYYYERQLSTTVNDIDHIESQSLAGIGVVKIFFRPGVDIRTATAQVTAASQTVLKQMPPGITPPLILNYNASTVPILQLALSSKSLSEQKIFDLGQNQIRPALASVQGAAVPSPYGGKERQIQIDLDPAALQARHLSATDVGTALAQQNQIVPAGTTKIGTYEYNVRLNNSPSVVDQLNALPIKTVDGATVLMRDVAHVRDGSPPQRNVVRVDGRRAVLMTILKSGAASTIAIVDGVKTLLPRLAETLPPDLRVQPLSDQSLFVKAAVSGVVREGAIAAALTSLMILLFLGSWRSTLIIAASIPLAVLAAIAALAAAGQTLNIMTLGGLALAVGILVDDATVTIENINWHLEQGKTVRDAILDGARQIVQPAFVSLLCICIAFLPMFFLPGVAGFLFAPMAEAVVFAMIASFVLSRTLVPTMGNFLLRAHAGPHTEAHMAQHDAMAGTPASRNPLRRIQSGFERGFEAVRAYYVALLGFALARRRRFLPGFAAVVLLSFALIPLLGRIFFPTVDAGQINLHVRAPVGTRIEETAALFDRIEDRIRAVIPPDELVSIVDNIGLPVSGINRAYSNTGGVGPQDGDMLITLAKRHRPTEAYVKTLRAVLPDHFPGSTFSFLPSDIISQILNFGAPAPIDVQISGPDRAAGAAFAHRLAARLAPIAGIADVRVQQADDYPELDFDVDRAQASRLGITENDVTRSLSVNLAGSFQIAPTFWLNPRNGVSYPIVVQAPQYRTDSLAQLQALPVTGSQPGAAQMLGALGTLHRAPSAAVVSHYAVQPVFDIYATTQGRDLGAVAAAITRVIRQSAAQAPKGATVTLRGQVETMNTAFSGLLFGLAGAIVLIYLLVVVNFQSWVDPAVIVSALPAALAGIVWMLFATHTPLSVPALTGAIMCMGVATANSVLVVSFARERLAATGDAARAAMEAGATRFRPVLMTALAMIIGMLPMALGLGEGGEQNAPLGRAVIGGLICATLATLIFVPVVFSLAHRRATAPLAPELENEEPAYAE is encoded by the coding sequence ATGCTCCAGCTCGTCAGGATCGCCCTCAGCAAGCCGCTCAGCTTCGTGGTGCTCGCGATCCTGATCGTGCTGGGCGGCGGCATCGCCGCGCGCACCACGCCGACCGATATCTTCCCGGACATCAAGATCCCGGTGATCGCGGCGGTGTGGACCTATCGCGGCCTCCCGCCCGAGGAGATGTCGGGCCGCGTCGTCTATTATTACGAGCGCCAGCTCTCGACCACGGTCAACGATATCGATCATATCGAGAGCCAGAGCCTCGCCGGCATCGGGGTGGTGAAGATCTTCTTCCGGCCCGGCGTGGATATCCGCACCGCCACCGCGCAGGTCACCGCCGCCTCGCAGACGGTGCTCAAGCAGATGCCGCCCGGCATCACGCCGCCGCTCATCCTCAACTATAATGCCTCGACGGTGCCGATCCTGCAGCTGGCCTTGTCGTCCAAAAGCCTGTCCGAGCAGAAGATCTTCGATCTCGGGCAGAATCAGATCCGGCCGGCGCTGGCGTCGGTCCAGGGCGCCGCCGTGCCTTCGCCCTATGGCGGCAAGGAGCGGCAGATCCAGATCGATCTCGATCCAGCCGCGCTCCAGGCGCGCCACCTCTCGGCCACCGATGTCGGCACCGCGCTGGCGCAGCAGAACCAGATCGTACCCGCGGGCACCACCAAGATCGGCACCTACGAATATAATGTGCGGCTGAACAACAGCCCCTCGGTGGTGGACCAGCTCAACGCGCTGCCGATCAAGACGGTGGACGGCGCGACCGTGCTGATGCGCGATGTCGCCCATGTCCGCGACGGATCGCCGCCCCAGCGCAACGTGGTGCGCGTGGACGGCCGCCGCGCGGTGCTGATGACGATCCTGAAGAGCGGCGCCGCCTCCACCATCGCGATCGTCGATGGCGTCAAGACGCTGCTGCCCAGATTGGCGGAGACGCTGCCGCCCGATCTTAGGGTGCAGCCGCTTTCGGACCAGTCGCTCTTCGTCAAGGCGGCGGTATCCGGCGTGGTGCGCGAGGGCGCCATCGCGGCGGCGCTCACCAGCCTGATGATCCTGCTCTTCCTCGGCTCGTGGCGCTCCACCCTCATCATCGCCGCCTCGATCCCGCTCGCGGTGCTGGCGGCGATCGCCGCGCTCGCCGCGGCGGGCCAGACGCTCAACATCATGACCTTGGGCGGGCTCGCGCTGGCGGTGGGCATTTTGGTGGATGATGCCACCGTCACCATCGAGAATATCAACTGGCATCTGGAACAGGGCAAGACGGTCCGCGACGCGATCCTGGATGGCGCGCGCCAGATCGTCCAGCCCGCCTTCGTCTCGCTGCTGTGCATCTGCATCGCCTTTCTGCCCATGTTCTTCCTGCCGGGCGTCGCGGGCTTTCTCTTCGCACCCATGGCCGAAGCGGTGGTGTTCGCGATGATCGCCAGCTTCGTGCTCAGCCGCACGCTGGTGCCGACCATGGGCAATTTCCTGCTGCGCGCCCATGCCGGGCCGCACACCGAAGCGCATATGGCGCAGCATGACGCGATGGCCGGCACGCCCGCCAGCCGCAATCCCCTGCGCCGCATCCAGAGCGGGTTCGAGCGCGGCTTCGAGGCGGTGCGCGCCTATTATGTCGCGCTGCTCGGCTTCGCGCTGGCGCGGCGGCGGCGCTTCCTCCCCGGCTTCGCGGCGGTGGTGCTGCTGTCCTTCGCGCTGATCCCGCTGCTCGGCCGCATCTTCTTCCCGACCGTGGACGCCGGGCAGATCAACCTCCATGTCCGCGCGCCGGTGGGGACGCGGATCGAGGAGACCGCCGCCCTGTTCGACCGTATCGAGGATCGCATCCGCGCGGTGATCCCGCCCGACGAGCTGGTCTCGATCGTGGACAATATCGGCCTGCCCGTCAGCGGCATCAATCGCGCCTATTCCAACACCGGCGGCGTCGGCCCGCAGGATGGCGACATGCTCATCACGCTCGCCAAGCGGCATCGGCCGACCGAGGCCTATGTGAAGACGCTGCGGGCGGTGCTGCCGGATCACTTCCCCGGCTCGACCTTCTCCTTCCTGCCGTCGGACATCATCAGCCAGATCCTTAATTTCGGCGCCCCCGCGCCGATCGACGTGCAGATCTCGGGCCCGGACCGCGCGGCGGGCGCGGCCTTCGCGCACCGGCTGGCGGCGCGGCTCGCCCCCATCGCCGGCATCGCCGATGTGCGCGTGCAGCAGGCGGATGACTATCCCGAGCTGGATTTCGATGTCGATCGCGCCCAGGCGAGCCGGCTCGGCATCACCGAGAATGACGTGACGCGCAGCCTCTCGGTCAATCTCGCCGGCAGCTTCCAGATCGCGCCGACCTTCTGGCTCAATCCCAGGAACGGCGTGTCCTATCCGATCGTCGTCCAGGCGCCGCAATATCGCACCGACAGCCTCGCCCAGCTCCAGGCGCTGCCCGTCACGGGCAGCCAGCCCGGCGCCGCGCAGATGCTGGGCGCGCTGGGAACGCTGCACCGGGCGCCGAGCGCGGCGGTGGTCTCGCATTATGCGGTGCAGCCGGTGTTCGACATCTACGCCACCACCCAGGGCCGCGATCTCGGCGCGGTGGCGGCGGCGATCACGCGGGTGATCCGGCAGAGCGCGGCGCAGGCGCCCAAGGGCGCGACGGTGACCCTGCGCGGCCAGGTGGAGACGATGAACACCGCCTTTTCCGGCCTGCTCTTCGGCCTCGCCGGGGCGATCGTGCTCATCTACCTGCTCGTCGTCGTCAACTTCCAGTCCTGGGTCGATCCGGCGGTGATCGTCTCGGCGCTGCCGGCGGCGCTGGCCGGCATTGTCTGGATGCTATTCGCGACGCACACGCCGCTGTCGGTGCCGGCGCTGACCGGCGCGATCATGTGCATGGGCGTGGCCACCGCCAATTCGGTGCTCGTCGTCAGCTTCGCGCGCGAACGGCTCGCCGCCACCGGCGATGCGGCGCGCGCCGCCATGGAGGCCGGCGCCACCCGCTTCCGCCCCGTGCTGATGACGGCGCTGGCGATGATCATCGGCATGCTGCCCATGGCGCTCGGCCTGGGCGAGGGCGGCGAGCAGAATGCGCCGCTCGGCCGCGCGGTGATCGGCGGCCTGATCTGCGCCACGCTGGCGACGCTGATCTTCGTGCCCGTCGTCTTCAGCCTCGCGCACCGCCGCGCGACGGCCCCGCTTGCACCCGAACTCGAGAATGAAGAGCCCGCTTATGCAGAGTGA
- a CDS encoding sensor histidine kinase — MIRDERLRWRDVRATTPFRLTLLLGALFLAGLWATLGFSYGLTAHELTLRSDRILHARARILLAVPAAALPRRIDAEIARATPGFSYFALQSRDGTLIAGNIRLISPQPPGRPFNLEARPGDHGPVRVLAVRAATGETIILGRDITQIRDLRRRLLFILVVSGLCGTLVILSAAIALSLPTLRRVRDLARASRLIAAGAFDQRMPIAGRHDELDQFAATVNHMVEEVGRVVAQVKTATDAIAHDLRTPLTRVRAALHRARAAAAPPGQGALLDPAIADLDHVIARFAALLRLSELEAAGRRSGLRPIDLAPLLAQLAELYAPLAEDRGVVLHSRVAPVPPIEADPALLFEAIANLVDNASKFARGAVTLRTRACAAMVLIEVIDDGPGIPPDEREAVLRRFHRARGAAGVEGSGLGLAVVGAIVHIHGFTLELADAAPGLVARIRAAPASAPEPAAT; from the coding sequence TTGATCCGGGATGAGCGGCTGCGCTGGCGCGATGTGCGCGCCACCACGCCCTTCCGGCTCACCCTGTTGCTGGGCGCGCTCTTTCTGGCCGGGCTCTGGGCAACGCTCGGCTTCAGCTACGGGCTCACCGCGCACGAGCTGACGCTGCGCAGCGATCGCATCCTCCACGCCCGCGCGCGCATCCTGCTGGCGGTGCCCGCCGCCGCCCTGCCGCGCCGCATCGATGCCGAGATCGCGCGCGCCACGCCGGGCTTCAGCTATTTCGCGCTGCAGAGCCGCGATGGCACGCTGATCGCGGGCAATATCCGGCTGATCTCGCCGCAGCCGCCGGGGCGCCCGTTCAACCTGGAGGCGCGGCCGGGCGATCACGGGCCGGTGCGCGTGCTGGCGGTGCGCGCCGCCACCGGCGAGACGATCATTCTCGGCCGCGACATCACCCAGATCCGCGATCTGCGCCGCCGGCTGCTCTTCATCCTCGTGGTGAGCGGGCTGTGCGGGACGCTGGTGATCCTCTCGGCCGCGATCGCGCTCAGCCTGCCGACCCTGCGACGGGTGCGCGATCTCGCACGGGCGAGCCGGCTGATCGCGGCGGGCGCCTTCGATCAGCGCATGCCGATCGCCGGGCGGCACGACGAGCTGGACCAGTTCGCGGCGACGGTGAACCACATGGTGGAGGAGGTCGGCCGCGTGGTCGCGCAGGTGAAGACGGCGACGGACGCGATCGCGCACGATCTGCGCACGCCGCTCACCCGGGTGCGCGCGGCGCTGCACCGCGCCCGCGCGGCGGCGGCCCCGCCGGGTCAGGGCGCGCTGCTCGATCCCGCCATCGCCGATCTCGATCATGTCATCGCGCGCTTCGCCGCGCTGCTGCGCCTGTCCGAGCTGGAAGCCGCGGGCCGGCGATCGGGGCTGCGGCCGATCGATCTTGCGCCGTTGCTCGCCCAGCTGGCCGAGCTTTACGCGCCGCTGGCCGAGGATCGCGGCGTGGTGCTGCACAGCCGCGTCGCGCCGGTGCCGCCGATCGAGGCCGATCCCGCGCTGCTGTTCGAGGCGATCGCCAATCTGGTCGACAATGCCAGCAAGTTCGCGCGAGGGGCCGTGACGCTCCGCACGCGCGCCTGTGCGGCCATGGTGCTGATCGAGGTGATCGATGACGGCCCCGGCATCCCGCCCGACGAGCGCGAGGCGGTGCTGCGGCGGTTTCACCGCGCGCGCGGCGCCGCGGGTGTCGAGGGCAGCGGGCTCGGCCTCGCCGTGGTCGGGGCGATCGTCCATATCCATGGCTTCACGCTGGAGCTGGCGGACGCGGCGCCGGGGCTGGTGGCGCGCATCCGCGCTGCGCCCGCATCCGCGCCGGAGCCCGCCGCGACCTGA
- a CDS encoding response regulator transcription factor, which produces MAAILVVEDDPATADEIVTALRAHGHAPHWVESGAAALASALDRRFDAITLDRLLPDTDGLSVIAALRRAGVRAPVLMLSALGDVDERIAGLRAGGDDYLTKPFVPTEMAVRIEVLLRRGQGATETRLRAGAIEMDLILRVVTIAGRPVKLLQMEFKLLEFLLRHAGSVVSRRMLFEQVWQYHFDPGPNLIQVHIARLRRKIDAPGAPSAIVTVKGEGYRLDPG; this is translated from the coding sequence ATGGCAGCGATACTCGTGGTGGAGGACGATCCGGCGACGGCCGATGAGATCGTGACGGCGCTGCGCGCGCACGGCCATGCGCCGCACTGGGTCGAGAGCGGCGCGGCCGCCCTCGCCTCCGCCTTGGATCGGCGCTTCGATGCAATCACGCTGGATCGGCTACTGCCCGATACCGATGGCCTGTCGGTGATCGCCGCGCTGCGCCGCGCGGGCGTGCGCGCGCCGGTGCTGATGCTCAGCGCGCTGGGCGATGTCGACGAACGCATCGCCGGGCTGCGCGCGGGCGGCGACGATTATCTCACCAAGCCCTTCGTGCCGACCGAGATGGCGGTGCGGATCGAGGTGCTGCTGCGCCGCGGCCAGGGCGCCACCGAGACGCGGCTGCGCGCCGGCGCGATCGAGATGGACCTGATCCTGCGCGTGGTGACGATCGCCGGCCGGCCGGTGAAGCTGCTCCAGATGGAGTTCAAGCTGCTCGAATTCCTGCTCCGTCACGCCGGGTCGGTGGTCAGCCGGCGCATGTTGTTCGAGCAGGTCTGGCAGTATCATTTCGATCCCGGCCCCAATCTCATCCAGGTCCATATCGCGCGGCTGCGGCGCAAGATCGATGCCCCCGGCGCGCCCTCGGCGATCGTCACCGTCAAGGGCGAAGGATATCGCCTTGATCCGGGATGA